The Psychrobacter sp. LV10R520-6 genome includes a region encoding these proteins:
- the ccoG gene encoding cytochrome c oxidase accessory protein CcoG gives MSAQQPSRIPVIEVDLNATKKRIHPRFITGFYQNIRVISMYAFLALFLILPWLRYNGRQAIWFDVPSQHYYIFGMTFLTQDFYYIAAFALIAAFALFMVTVYAGRVWCGYACPQTIWTHMFQYVEKMVIGDRNKRIKFDKQPMSVSKAFKRSLVYFVWFVFSMITATTFVSYVSGTDALYQSWQMIGFIPFPDWSTWIWVSVFIFAFSTYVNAGYMREQMCVQICPYGRFQSVMFDKDTLIVSYDYERGEPRGARKKGTNPDDLGDCIECQMCVQVCPTGIDIRDGLQVACIQCAACVDACNEVMDKVGYPRGLIRYTTERQLVEKEKSRVFSPRFFAYLALLTVLCGGVIYALTDRMPLEIDIRRDRNQLSSLNTQGMIENSYIVKLTNKTQDEHTYTITLAPKDGLSLHLTFNDVPLDPGESFNMSVSIYGDPKVVDEGRTLVTLNVVSEGGKYKVSKQNVFTTQGQ, from the coding sequence ATGTCAGCACAACAACCCAGTCGAATTCCTGTTATTGAAGTCGATCTCAACGCCACCAAAAAACGTATTCATCCTAGATTTATCACGGGCTTTTATCAAAATATCCGTGTGATCAGTATGTATGCGTTTTTGGCACTGTTTTTGATTTTACCGTGGCTGCGCTATAACGGTAGACAGGCAATTTGGTTTGATGTTCCCTCCCAGCATTATTATATCTTTGGCATGACCTTTTTGACCCAAGATTTTTATTATATTGCAGCGTTTGCGCTTATTGCGGCTTTTGCCTTATTTATGGTGACCGTTTACGCAGGGCGGGTGTGGTGTGGCTATGCTTGTCCACAAACCATTTGGACACATATGTTCCAATACGTTGAGAAAATGGTGATTGGTGACCGTAACAAACGTATCAAATTCGATAAACAGCCGATGAGCGTCAGTAAAGCTTTTAAGCGCTCTTTAGTTTATTTTGTTTGGTTCGTGTTCTCGATGATTACGGCCACTACTTTCGTCAGTTATGTATCGGGGACAGACGCCCTATATCAAAGTTGGCAAATGATAGGATTTATACCCTTTCCTGATTGGTCAACGTGGATATGGGTTTCAGTATTTATTTTTGCGTTTTCGACCTACGTTAATGCTGGCTATATGCGGGAGCAGATGTGTGTTCAAATTTGTCCTTATGGCCGTTTTCAAAGTGTCATGTTTGATAAAGACACACTTATCGTCTCCTACGATTATGAACGCGGTGAGCCTCGCGGTGCGCGCAAGAAAGGCACCAACCCTGACGATTTAGGCGATTGTATTGAGTGCCAAATGTGTGTGCAGGTCTGTCCCACCGGTATCGATATTCGTGATGGTCTGCAAGTGGCCTGTATCCAATGCGCCGCCTGTGTCGATGCTTGTAATGAAGTCATGGACAAGGTAGGTTATCCACGTGGTCTGATTCGATATACTACTGAGCGTCAGTTGGTGGAAAAAGAAAAAAGTCGAGTATTTAGTCCGAGGTTTTTTGCTTATTTGGCTCTACTCACGGTATTATGTGGTGGCGTCATATACGCTCTGACGGATCGCATGCCATTAGAGATTGATATCCGCCGTGACCGTAACCAATTGTCTTCACTCAATACTCAAGGGATGATTGAAAACAGTTATATCGTCAAGCTAACCAATAAAACTCAAGACGAGCACACTTATACCATTACTTTAGCGCCGAAAGACGGTCTAAGCTTACATTTGACCTTTAATGATGTGCCATTAGATCCTGGTGAAAGCTTCAATATGTCAGTAAGTATTTACGGTGACCCTAAAGTTGTCGACGAAGGCCGGACACTAGTTACTTTAAATGTGGTTAGTGAAGGTGGTAAATATAAGGTTAGTAAACAAAACGTATTTACCACTCAAGGCCAGTAA
- a CDS encoding FixH family protein yields MSTPSPNFKHQDSQPWYKNYIVIIFVIGMPAFVVIACIWFVYYSYQIRDSVVRDDWYMDGKTLYHDVSRDKLTYDLDLHGDLQFSDNGDITFYLNYPEQSLQSGKLLNGTPLTYPDKLNLSISHATDVKKDRDVVLQHQSGNKYSAQVSLEGVKAKYYLQVSNDGKDDWRMQDVAKLPRSKVSFDPLPVFAENL; encoded by the coding sequence ATGTCTACTCCATCACCGAACTTTAAACATCAAGACAGTCAGCCGTGGTATAAGAACTACATAGTGATTATCTTCGTGATTGGTATGCCAGCTTTTGTGGTTATTGCCTGCATTTGGTTCGTATATTATTCTTATCAAATTCGCGATAGCGTAGTACGTGATGATTGGTATATGGATGGTAAAACCTTATACCATGATGTGTCACGTGATAAGCTCACTTATGATTTAGACTTACATGGTGATTTGCAGTTTTCAGATAATGGCGATATTACTTTTTATCTGAACTACCCTGAGCAAAGTTTGCAATCGGGTAAATTACTCAACGGTACGCCGCTGACCTATCCTGATAAGCTGAACTTATCTATCTCGCACGCGACCGATGTCAAAAAAGATCGTGATGTGGTACTGCAGCACCAAAGCGGCAATAAGTACAGTGCGCAAGTGAGCTTAGAAGGTGTTAAAGCTAAATATTACCTACAGGTTAGTAATGACGGTAAAGATGATTGGCGCATGCAAGACGTGGCGAAATTACCACGCTCAAAGGTGAGCTTTGATCCGCTACCTGTCTTTGCTGAAAACCTATAA
- the ttcA gene encoding tRNA 2-thiocytidine(32) synthetase TtcA: protein MQKKLRKQVSWAIRDFNMIEEGDVVMVCVSGGKDSYTLLDILLLLKRIAPIHFDIVAVNLDQKQPDYPEDVLPEYLNQQGIAHYILEKDTYSIVKSVVPEGKTYCSVCSRLRRGSLYSFAQQIGATKIALGHHRDDILATFFLNLFHGGALKAMPPKLLSDDQQNILIRPLAYVEEKNIIEYARLKEFPIIPCNLCGSQTNLQRGIINDMLRDWDDAHPQRLASIFKAMQNVAPSQLADRELFDFEKLSLNRDDDANGNERLFEGNNIQAGQTDSLAEIGLPIAPNTQTFNPKFANTNIDTEPQLVNENAATDNGQEKQKIPTINPVI from the coding sequence TTGCAAAAAAAGCTCCGCAAACAAGTATCATGGGCGATTCGTGATTTTAACATGATCGAAGAGGGTGACGTAGTGATGGTCTGTGTCTCAGGTGGTAAAGACAGTTATACCTTGCTTGATATTTTGCTATTGCTAAAGCGTATTGCTCCGATTCATTTCGACATAGTGGCGGTTAATTTGGATCAAAAACAGCCTGATTATCCGGAAGATGTATTGCCTGAATACTTAAATCAGCAAGGAATTGCGCATTATATTTTAGAAAAAGACACTTATAGCATTGTCAAAAGTGTGGTGCCAGAAGGTAAGACTTATTGCTCTGTATGTTCGCGTTTGCGTCGTGGCTCGCTATATAGCTTTGCCCAACAGATTGGCGCGACCAAAATCGCCCTAGGCCATCATCGCGATGATATCTTAGCGACATTTTTCCTCAATCTATTTCATGGTGGCGCTCTCAAAGCCATGCCACCGAAGCTGCTGAGCGATGACCAACAGAATATATTAATTCGTCCGTTGGCTTACGTCGAAGAAAAAAATATTATTGAGTATGCGCGCTTAAAAGAATTCCCGATTATCCCGTGTAACTTATGCGGCAGTCAGACCAATCTACAACGAGGCATTATTAACGATATGCTGCGCGATTGGGATGACGCCCATCCGCAACGTTTGGCCTCTATTTTCAAGGCCATGCAAAATGTCGCACCGTCACAACTGGCCGATCGTGAGTTATTTGATTTTGAAAAGTTAAGTTTAAATCGTGATGATGATGCTAATGGTAATGAACGGTTATTCGAAGGCAATAATATTCAAGCAGGGCAGACTGACAGTCTAGCTGAAATTGGTTTGCCGATTGCTCCAAACACGCAAACCTTTAACCCAAAGTTTGCTAACACCAATATTGATACTGAACCTCAATTAGTCAATGAAAATGCTGCTACCGATAATGGCCAAGAAAAACAAAAAATTCCGACAATCAATCCAGTTATCTGA
- the queC gene encoding 7-cyano-7-deazaguanine synthase QueC gives MTPMIEDTLQSTSSNQVTNSTSTGFEKNQNAVVLLSGGLDSVTCLYWAKARYAAVTAVSFDYGQRHNSELVAAKTIAETAGVKHRIIDIDIAQLGGSSLTDHSMIVPDGDADKFPNKKRDEIDNEAIPNTYVPARNTIFLSYALAVAEVADANHIVIGVSSVDYSGYPDCRPEYIAAFEHMANLATKAGVTGHHLSIQTPLQQLSKAQTIELGLTLGIDYGQTISCYQADSQGRACGMCDSCALRRQGFTQVGIADPTHYQPQY, from the coding sequence ATGACCCCCATGATCGAAGATACGCTGCAATCTACCTCGTCTAACCAAGTAACTAACTCTACCTCTACTGGTTTTGAGAAAAACCAAAACGCTGTCGTGCTGCTATCGGGTGGGCTCGACTCTGTTACTTGTCTGTATTGGGCAAAGGCGCGTTATGCTGCTGTGACTGCGGTTAGCTTTGACTACGGTCAGCGTCATAATAGCGAGCTTGTTGCGGCAAAAACCATTGCTGAGACCGCAGGCGTTAAGCACCGTATCATTGACATTGATATCGCTCAACTTGGCGGCTCCTCATTGACAGACCATAGCATGATCGTACCTGACGGTGATGCCGATAAGTTCCCTAATAAGAAACGCGACGAGATCGACAATGAGGCCATTCCGAATACTTATGTGCCAGCGCGTAATACCATATTTTTATCTTATGCCCTTGCCGTTGCTGAAGTTGCAGATGCCAATCATATCGTCATTGGGGTTAGCTCAGTCGATTATTCCGGCTACCCCGACTGCCGTCCTGAGTATATCGCAGCCTTTGAACACATGGCCAATCTAGCCACCAAAGCTGGCGTCACTGGTCATCACTTAAGTATTCAAACCCCATTACAGCAGTTATCAAAAGCGCAAACCATTGAGCTTGGTTTAACACTTGGGATTGATTATGGACAAACCATCTCTTGTTATCAAGCTGACAGTCAAGGTCGTGCGTGCGGTATGTGTGACAGCTGTGCGCTACGTCGTCAAGGCTTTACGCAAGTAGGTATCGCTGATCCGACTCATTATCAGCCTCAATATTGA
- a CDS encoding peroxiredoxin yields MAKPTTEMLALPDFPVTMVRELDGNFIHDDISLKELVQNTNKGLILYFYPKDNTPGCTTQATDFTANINAFDDLGYDIIGVSRDSVELHEKFIAKHDLQIPLISDGDKKLCQYFEVIKEKNMYGKTTIGLVRSAFIFDKDGTLTHAQRNLRAKDYAERLLAILAP; encoded by the coding sequence ATGGCCAAACCCACCACTGAAATGCTTGCATTACCCGATTTTCCAGTAACGATGGTACGTGAGTTAGACGGCAATTTCATTCATGATGACATTAGCCTAAAAGAGCTGGTTCAAAATACGAATAAAGGATTGATTCTATATTTTTATCCAAAAGACAATACTCCCGGCTGCACCACCCAAGCTACCGACTTTACCGCCAATATTAATGCCTTTGACGACTTAGGTTACGATATTATTGGGGTATCACGTGACAGCGTTGAATTGCATGAAAAGTTCATTGCTAAACACGATTTACAAATTCCACTTATCAGTGATGGCGATAAAAAACTATGCCAGTATTTTGAGGTGATTAAAGAAAAAAATATGTACGGCAAGACGACTATTGGACTGGTACGCTCAGCATTTATCTTTGATAAAGACGGTACGCTTACCCATGCGCAGCGTAATTTGCGCGCCAAAGATTATGCTGAACGCCTGCTGGCTATTCTAGCGCCTTAG
- a CDS encoding IS110 family transposase, with amino-acid sequence MTQYIGIDISKAKLDLAWLKDIEKPKVKTKVFKNDSTDFLKLIDWLKSNVTEDLSDIHIILEATGVYHENIAYYLYDQGLSVSIVNPAFVRSYADSLGSRHKTDKQDSILLARYAHSAKPNLWTPPPAEARHLKSLLSRLDALQQDLMREQNRQEKADATDTAVIVKTSIEQMISALKEAIANLNDDIDTHIEDHPNLKQDQVLLQTIKGVGPATSRQMLSLMHNKSFTKASQAAAFLGLIPKQVQSGQFRGKTRLAKNGSSAIRAKLYMAAVVSTRWNPDIKAQYERLLANGKCKMQAICAAMRKLVHICFGVLKHQMPYQPQIAKTAA; translated from the coding sequence ATGACACAGTATATTGGAATAGACATCAGCAAAGCCAAACTTGATCTTGCTTGGCTTAAAGATATCGAAAAACCTAAAGTTAAAACCAAAGTCTTTAAGAACGACAGTACCGACTTCTTAAAGTTGATTGACTGGCTCAAATCCAACGTGACTGAAGATTTGAGCGACATTCATATCATCTTAGAGGCCACTGGCGTCTATCATGAGAACATCGCCTACTACCTGTATGACCAAGGGCTATCCGTTAGTATCGTTAATCCTGCCTTTGTCAGAAGCTATGCGGATAGCTTAGGCTCTCGTCATAAAACAGACAAACAAGACAGTATTCTACTAGCGCGTTACGCCCATAGTGCCAAACCTAATCTATGGACACCGCCGCCGGCTGAAGCCCGTCATTTAAAGTCCCTGCTATCTCGCCTAGATGCTTTGCAACAAGACCTAATGCGTGAGCAGAACCGTCAAGAGAAAGCGGATGCCACGGATACTGCTGTTATCGTTAAAACCTCTATTGAACAGATGATTAGTGCCCTAAAAGAGGCTATAGCTAATCTCAACGATGACATTGATACTCATATAGAGGATCATCCTAACCTTAAACAAGACCAAGTACTGCTTCAGACAATTAAAGGCGTTGGTCCTGCCACCTCAAGACAGATGCTGTCCTTAATGCACAATAAAAGCTTTACTAAAGCCTCGCAAGCGGCAGCATTCTTAGGACTGATACCCAAGCAAGTGCAGTCCGGTCAGTTTAGAGGTAAAACCCGCTTGGCTAAAAATGGTTCTAGTGCTATTAGAGCTAAGTTGTACATGGCAGCAGTAGTCTCAACCAGATGGAATCCTGATATAAAAGCTCAATATGAGCGCCTCTTAGCTAATGGTAAGTGTAAGATGCAAGCCATTTGTGCTGCCATGCGAAAACTTGTCCATATCTGCTTTGGTGTGTTAAAACACCAGATGCCTTATCAGCCTCAAATAGCCAAAACTGCTGCTTGA
- a CDS encoding dihydrolipoyl dehydrogenase: MTEQSDSTSNKVTRTIDVAVIGAGTAGQNAFGQASKTTKNIVIINDGFWTTVCATVGCMPSKLLIAAAGRAHEAKYSDQFGIHADVKIDGKQVMARVQAERNHFANSVKKQVEGWPADKRISGRAHINKDGLIEINDELIKADKIIVATGSSPFIPDGWTDKLGDKLLTSDIVFELSDLPVSMAVIGAGSVGLELAQAFTRLGVSVTLFNRANRVAGLQDEDINKKAIECLGSDLTMHLNSEVEDVGTQADEDKNLAAFVKYKDKNGKEGQWQGEYVLVATGRRNNIEQLGIENLGVELDDKNRPKHLDKNTGQIGDLKVYIVGDANANIPLLHVASDEGFSAGSSVCKDNRDAYVHAPAIPLSIVFCEPQIANVGMSLSEVKESGLEYVIGSVSFDNQGRSRVMGVNCGLLHIYGCKKTDKILGASMVGPDAEYIAHILAVAITNDICIKALLDTPFYHPTILEGLRTALRDVQDKMAIPYQSYDTQQDGF, encoded by the coding sequence ATGACTGAACAATCTGATAGCACGTCTAACAAGGTCACCCGTACAATAGATGTAGCAGTGATCGGTGCCGGCACGGCCGGACAAAACGCCTTTGGTCAAGCCAGTAAAACCACTAAAAATATCGTTATAATTAATGATGGTTTTTGGACGACTGTTTGTGCCACTGTTGGCTGTATGCCCAGTAAACTACTGATTGCTGCTGCGGGTCGTGCTCATGAAGCCAAGTACTCTGATCAGTTTGGTATCCATGCTGATGTAAAAATAGACGGCAAGCAAGTCATGGCACGGGTACAAGCTGAGCGCAACCATTTTGCCAATAGCGTCAAAAAGCAAGTCGAAGGCTGGCCTGCGGATAAAAGAATATCGGGTCGCGCCCATATCAATAAAGACGGTCTGATTGAAATTAATGATGAGCTCATTAAAGCTGATAAAATTATCGTTGCCACTGGTAGCTCGCCGTTTATTCCGGATGGCTGGACTGATAAATTAGGCGATAAGCTGCTAACGTCGGATATCGTTTTTGAATTATCGGACTTACCCGTATCAATGGCAGTTATTGGCGCAGGCTCTGTAGGCTTGGAATTGGCACAGGCATTCACCCGTTTAGGCGTGTCAGTAACTTTATTTAACCGTGCTAATCGTGTTGCTGGCTTACAAGATGAAGATATCAATAAAAAAGCGATTGAGTGTTTAGGCAGTGACCTGACCATGCACTTAAATAGTGAAGTCGAGGATGTTGGCACTCAAGCTGATGAGGACAAAAATCTAGCAGCCTTTGTTAAGTATAAAGACAAAAATGGTAAAGAAGGCCAGTGGCAAGGCGAGTATGTCTTGGTAGCTACTGGACGCCGAAACAATATTGAACAGCTAGGAATTGAAAATCTAGGCGTTGAGCTGGATGATAAAAATCGTCCGAAGCACTTAGACAAAAATACCGGTCAGATTGGCGATCTTAAGGTTTATATTGTCGGTGATGCCAATGCTAATATTCCGTTATTACACGTTGCCAGTGATGAAGGCTTTAGCGCCGGCAGCTCAGTCTGCAAAGACAACAGGGACGCTTACGTGCATGCCCCTGCTATTCCTTTATCTATCGTGTTCTGTGAGCCGCAAATTGCGAATGTTGGTATGTCGCTATCCGAAGTTAAAGAGTCAGGGCTGGAGTATGTGATCGGTTCCGTCAGCTTTGATAACCAAGGGCGCAGCCGTGTTATGGGTGTCAATTGTGGCCTGCTGCATATCTATGGCTGTAAAAAAACGGATAAAATATTAGGGGCTAGCATGGTAGGACCTGATGCAGAATATATTGCCCATATTTTAGCAGTCGCCATTACCAATGATATATGCATTAAAGCCCTGCTCGATACGCCGTTTTATCATCCGACTATATTAGAAGGTCTACGTACCGCGCTGCGCGATGTGCAAGATAAAATGGCCATTCCTTACCAATCTTATGACACCCAGCAAGATGGCTTTTAG
- a CDS encoding mechanosensitive ion channel family protein codes for MAIAGITDFFQEIIRDLHTSLYLAIGGSLEEDSRDWTSRAVEWVSTSIKILILLAVLGFFYWLATYIINHNKARFRLNERRAKIVRSILRYMWIVASLIAIMSQFNFEPSTVKATAKASIWAGIYYVLWASSGHIIHKVLQHYGLNASIEQLLKNIFSVLVLVFGLASVMAQFGFDIVSLVAGLGIAGLAVGFAAQSTLANFIAGITILIEQSFEVGDWININDKEGRVVLISLRTTHILTRDNITVIFPNSNVASTEVTNLTSKNFIRFDIRMRIAFEDDIANAREVILQVLTDSETVLRRPESSATVAEIGEYGIFFIVRFWVKPASVARMPKIKEGLQEDIKRAFDAANISTPYPHMRLLMPKDVDYPIATKPFATTTQLVKADNPSNISLTKDPKSRL; via the coding sequence ATGGCAATTGCTGGTATTACTGATTTTTTTCAAGAGATTATTCGTGATTTACATACCAGTCTTTATCTTGCGATTGGGGGTTCATTAGAAGAAGACTCGCGTGATTGGACATCTCGAGCAGTAGAATGGGTCAGCACGAGTATTAAAATCCTTATACTGCTTGCGGTGTTAGGGTTTTTTTATTGGCTGGCAACTTATATTATCAACCATAATAAAGCGCGTTTTCGCCTGAATGAGCGACGGGCGAAAATTGTACGTTCAATCCTGCGTTATATGTGGATTGTCGCCAGCTTAATTGCAATAATGAGCCAGTTTAATTTTGAGCCCAGTACCGTTAAAGCTACGGCTAAAGCCAGTATTTGGGCAGGCATTTATTATGTACTGTGGGCGTCATCGGGACATATCATCCATAAGGTCCTCCAGCATTACGGTCTTAACGCCTCTATTGAGCAGCTACTCAAAAATATCTTCTCGGTACTGGTTTTGGTGTTTGGACTTGCCAGCGTCATGGCGCAGTTTGGCTTTGATATTGTCTCCTTAGTGGCAGGTTTGGGTATTGCCGGCTTGGCAGTAGGTTTCGCGGCTCAATCAACACTGGCTAACTTTATCGCTGGTATTACTATTCTAATTGAGCAGTCCTTTGAGGTTGGTGACTGGATTAACATTAACGATAAAGAAGGCCGCGTGGTGCTCATCTCACTGCGTACTACCCATATCTTGACTCGTGACAATATTACAGTAATTTTTCCTAACTCTAATGTTGCTTCCACCGAGGTAACTAACCTGACTTCCAAAAACTTTATCCGCTTTGATATACGCATGCGCATCGCCTTTGAAGATGATATTGCTAACGCACGAGAGGTGATATTACAGGTACTCACTGATAGTGAAACCGTATTGAGACGCCCTGAATCCTCAGCGACAGTAGCGGAAATTGGTGAATATGGTATTTTCTTTATCGTACGCTTTTGGGTAAAGCCAGCTTCCGTTGCTCGGATGCCCAAGATAAAAGAAGGCTTACAGGAGGATATTAAACGCGCCTTTGATGCCGCTAATATATCTACCCCCTACCCACATATGCGCTTGCTGATGCCGAAAGACGTCGATTATCCTATTGCCACTAAGCCATTTGCGACCACTACTCAGTTGGTAAAAGCAGATAATCCATCAAATATCTCGTTGACTAAAGACCCAAAGTCACGGTTATAG
- the rlmKL gene encoding bifunctional 23S rRNA (guanine(2069)-N(7))-methyltransferase RlmK/23S rRNA (guanine(2445)-N(2))-methyltransferase RlmL translates to MTEQTSPASSLALSLDLIITCADGLEAPLQTELTSFGIASEIKSTGRLTVTGTLRDLYTICLWSRVASRVLMLIKRKNINAEYDVAEQLYGLAKSVNWTEQFSLEQTFAIRLSVDKRVAVSQQFAMLRIKDAIADTFNEVHDSRPNVDSKNPDFAIFATVNDKQAELYLDLSGTSLHRRGYRVAMTDAPLKENLAAALLYSAGWHQKNEAGNTPFYNALVDPMCGSGTFIIEALLMHCDYAVGIDKAANQFGFYQWQHHDVELWLAMVDEAQTRFRESLAIACEQPDTLPLILGFDADSGAIVATEKNLIAAGLHDLLPLIDLETRALDQLSNTLRPMVNDGRLSNPLIITNPPYGERLGDEEMIKPLYQAIGLILQDSFAGSGIDPMLGILAANVEQVDILPIKDPKTLRCHNGAITVYFRHGHLIAGQVGHLMSRFEKREIESEEGQDFINRLQKNLARLKKQATKENVSNLRVYNADLPDFKVAIDLYGDYVHVQEYAPPKTIPPETARKRFNLALMGIREVFGINREQIFIKTRARQSGNDQYSKQGQTEKRGKFYVAREDGAYFYVNFTDYLDTGLFIDHRNMRTRIKANSRGKAVLNLFAYTCTASVHAALAGAKNVTSVDLSQNYLDWGKQNFVLNGLDVSRRKYEFVAADIFEWIKDNTEQYDIIFIDPPTFSNSKKFQGTFDVQRDHAALINRAMNRLTAGGVLYFSNNFTRFELDEQLAERYDIIDITPQTIGFDFNVKKPIHQSFEIRHSQGALY, encoded by the coding sequence ATGACCGAACAAACCTCACCTGCATCTTCATTAGCATTGTCGCTCGACCTTATTATCACCTGCGCCGATGGGCTTGAGGCACCGCTACAGACTGAGCTGACCAGCTTCGGTATTGCCAGCGAGATTAAAAGCACGGGGCGCCTTACCGTCACCGGAACGCTGCGGGACTTATACACGATTTGTCTTTGGTCGCGGGTGGCCTCGCGGGTACTAATGCTAATTAAACGTAAAAACATCAATGCCGAGTATGATGTGGCAGAGCAGCTGTATGGCTTGGCAAAATCGGTCAATTGGACTGAGCAATTCAGCTTAGAGCAGACCTTTGCTATTCGTCTGTCTGTTGATAAGCGCGTTGCCGTCAGTCAGCAATTTGCCATGCTACGTATCAAAGATGCCATTGCCGATACCTTTAATGAAGTTCATGACAGTCGTCCTAATGTAGACAGTAAAAATCCAGATTTCGCTATTTTTGCAACCGTGAATGACAAGCAAGCTGAGCTGTATTTGGATTTATCCGGTACCAGTTTGCATCGCCGTGGGTATCGCGTAGCAATGACCGATGCGCCGCTCAAAGAAAACTTAGCGGCAGCCCTGCTCTATAGCGCCGGTTGGCACCAGAAAAATGAAGCAGGCAATACCCCTTTCTACAATGCTCTAGTCGATCCAATGTGCGGCTCAGGGACCTTCATTATCGAAGCGTTACTAATGCATTGTGATTATGCGGTGGGCATTGATAAAGCGGCCAATCAATTTGGCTTCTATCAATGGCAACATCATGATGTCGAACTGTGGCTGGCGATGGTTGATGAGGCACAGACACGTTTTCGAGAGAGCTTAGCGATTGCCTGTGAGCAACCGGACACGCTACCGCTTATCTTAGGTTTTGATGCCGATAGTGGTGCGATTGTCGCAACGGAAAAGAACTTGATTGCCGCCGGTCTGCACGACTTGCTACCACTTATAGATCTGGAAACCCGAGCACTCGACCAACTCAGTAACACGCTACGTCCGATGGTCAATGACGGTAGATTGAGTAACCCACTAATCATCACCAATCCACCTTATGGTGAGCGTTTGGGTGATGAAGAGATGATTAAACCGCTTTATCAAGCGATAGGTCTTATTCTACAAGACAGCTTTGCCGGTAGCGGTATTGACCCTATGCTGGGCATCCTTGCCGCCAATGTTGAGCAAGTCGATATCTTGCCGATCAAAGACCCAAAAACCTTGCGTTGTCATAATGGTGCGATTACTGTTTATTTCCGCCACGGTCATTTGATTGCTGGGCAAGTAGGACATTTAATGAGTCGCTTTGAAAAGCGTGAGATTGAGTCTGAAGAAGGTCAGGACTTTATCAATCGCTTGCAAAAGAATCTGGCTCGCCTCAAAAAACAAGCCACTAAAGAAAATGTCAGTAATCTACGGGTTTATAACGCCGATTTGCCCGATTTTAAAGTCGCTATCGACTTATATGGCGACTATGTGCATGTGCAAGAATATGCGCCGCCCAAAACTATTCCACCTGAGACCGCTAGAAAACGCTTTAATTTAGCCTTGATGGGTATCCGCGAAGTCTTCGGTATTAACCGTGAACAAATCTTTATCAAAACTCGAGCACGCCAGTCTGGCAACGATCAATATAGCAAGCAAGGTCAAACAGAAAAACGGGGTAAATTTTATGTCGCCCGTGAAGATGGCGCTTACTTTTACGTCAACTTTACCGATTATCTCGATACCGGTTTATTCATTGATCATCGTAATATGCGCACACGTATTAAAGCGAATAGCCGCGGTAAAGCGGTACTGAATTTATTTGCTTATACTTGTACCGCTAGTGTACATGCAGCTTTAGCAGGCGCAAAAAATGTGACCAGTGTTGATTTATCGCAGAATTATCTAGACTGGGGCAAACAGAACTTTGTGCTCAATGGTCTGGATGTCAGCCGCCGTAAGTATGAATTTGTGGCCGCTGATATCTTTGAATGGATTAAAGACAATACTGAGCAATACGATATTATCTTTATTGATCCACCGACCTTTTCGAACTCGAAAAAATTTCAAGGTACCTTTGATGTTCAGCGTGACCATGCGGCGTTAATCAATCGCGCTATGAACCGCTTGACGGCTGGCGGGGTACTGTATTTTTCGAATAACTTTACTCGTTTTGAGCTTGATGAGCAGCTGGCCGAACGTTATGACATTATTGACATTACTCCACAAACCATTGGCTTTGATTTTAATGTCAAAAAACCCATTCATCAAAGTTTTGAGATTCGTCACAGTCAGGGTGCTCTATACTAG